A genome region from Hymenobacter tibetensis includes the following:
- a CDS encoding cystathionine gamma-synthase — protein MKFGTKAIHAGVHPDPETGAIMTPIYQTSTYVQRSPGDHKGYEYSRTHNPTRTQLQNAVAALENGKHGLAFASGMAAIDAIIKLLQPGDEVISTNDLYGGSYRIFTKVFANYGIKFHFVPMHDMAAVEAVVTERTRLIWVETPTNPLLNVIDIAAASAVAKKAGALLVVDNTFSTPYLQTPLDLGADMVMHSLTKYMGGHSDVVMGAVVVQDDELHERLRFLQNACGGTPGPQDCFLVLRGLKTLHIRMQRHCENGRAVAEYLKAHPKVEKVFWPGFPDHPNHEAAARQMRDFGGMISFVLKGDQKEDAVAVLEKLQLFTLAESLGGVESLSGHPATMTHASIPAEERRKAGLSDSLIRLSVGIEDIEDLLEDLKQAIG, from the coding sequence ATGAAATTCGGAACCAAAGCCATTCATGCCGGCGTGCACCCAGACCCCGAAACGGGGGCTATCATGACGCCTATCTACCAGACCTCGACGTATGTGCAACGCTCGCCCGGCGACCACAAAGGCTACGAGTACTCACGCACCCACAACCCTACCCGCACGCAGCTCCAGAACGCCGTGGCCGCGCTGGAAAACGGAAAGCACGGCCTCGCTTTCGCTTCCGGTATGGCGGCTATTGATGCTATTATCAAGCTGCTACAACCCGGCGACGAAGTAATCAGCACCAACGATTTGTACGGCGGTTCTTACCGCATTTTCACCAAGGTGTTCGCCAACTACGGCATCAAGTTTCACTTCGTGCCGATGCACGATATGGCAGCCGTAGAGGCTGTTGTGACGGAGCGAACCAGGCTGATTTGGGTGGAAACGCCTACCAATCCGCTGCTCAACGTCATTGATATTGCTGCCGCTTCGGCCGTGGCCAAGAAGGCGGGGGCGCTGTTGGTAGTTGATAACACCTTCTCTACGCCCTACCTGCAAACTCCCCTAGACCTGGGAGCTGATATGGTGATGCACTCCCTAACCAAGTACATGGGCGGCCACTCCGACGTAGTGATGGGTGCCGTAGTGGTGCAAGACGACGAACTGCACGAACGGTTGCGCTTCCTGCAAAACGCCTGCGGCGGTACTCCTGGCCCACAAGACTGCTTCTTGGTGCTGCGCGGCCTCAAAACGTTGCACATTCGGATGCAGCGCCACTGCGAAAACGGCCGCGCCGTAGCCGAATACCTCAAAGCCCACCCCAAAGTGGAAAAAGTGTTCTGGCCTGGTTTCCCTGACCATCCCAACCATGAAGCGGCGGCCCGCCAGATGCGCGACTTTGGTGGTATGATTTCCTTCGTACTAAAAGGCGACCAAAAAGAAGATGCCGTGGCTGTGCTCGAAAAGCTGCAACTCTTCACGCTAGCTGAAAGCCTCGGGGGTGTGGAAAGCCTGTCTGGGCATCCTGCTACTATGACGCACGCCAGTATTCCGGCCGAGGAGCGCCGCAAAGCCGGTCTCTCCGACTCGCTGATCCGCTTGAGCGTGGGCATCGAGGATATCGAGGATTTGCTTGAGGATCTGAAGCAGGCTATTGGCTAG
- a CDS encoding TVP38/TMEM64 family protein, whose protein sequence is MAFLRELFQKNASTLLSMFLLVALPVLGSSTLSYMLYRNQALLEHLTLGQSLVYFGIIAFTMAFAITPTTFVALVTGFYLGWAGLPGMVLAYALASLAGYQVAASLDHGKMLQFLHHFPKADAVMRELKQDSWQLIILTRISPVLPFALMTFVLAVMRVDRRRFLLASVVGMLPRSLFFYWLGTKAQDVFALLKDPDTGTAGKLLVIALVAISLFGLYFLFNRALKRALGGNSTNKQ, encoded by the coding sequence ATGGCTTTTCTCCGCGAGCTTTTCCAAAAGAACGCTTCCACCCTGCTCTCCATGTTTTTGCTGGTCGCACTGCCCGTGTTGGGTAGCTCTACGCTCAGCTACATGTTATACCGCAACCAAGCCTTATTAGAGCATCTCACGCTCGGCCAAAGCTTGGTCTACTTCGGCATTATTGCCTTCACAATGGCCTTTGCCATTACTCCTACCACCTTTGTGGCCCTGGTTACGGGCTTTTACCTGGGGTGGGCTGGCCTACCGGGCATGGTGCTGGCCTACGCGCTGGCTTCGCTGGCCGGATACCAAGTAGCAGCCTCCCTCGACCACGGTAAGATGTTGCAGTTTCTGCACCATTTCCCTAAAGCCGACGCCGTCATGCGGGAACTGAAGCAGGATAGCTGGCAACTTATCATTCTGACACGCATTTCGCCGGTGCTCCCTTTCGCCCTCATGACGTTCGTGCTGGCCGTCATGCGGGTGGATCGTCGCCGCTTTTTGCTGGCCTCCGTGGTGGGCATGCTGCCCCGTAGCTTGTTTTTTTACTGGCTTGGTACCAAAGCGCAGGATGTTTTCGCTTTGCTCAAAGACCCTGATACAGGCACGGCCGGCAAACTACTCGTTATTGCCTTAGTGGCTATATCCTTGTTCGGGCTGTATTTCCTATTCAACCGTGCTCTGAAACGCGCCTTGGGCGGCAACAGCACCAACAAACAGTAA
- a CDS encoding OmpA family protein, giving the protein MKNYSTGLLALSLTAATLLPGCVPSKRYDDLKARYASTEQSKADAERQQRLAVAELKKTTDELNEMRLSNKRLTEDSTQTGNALRRTRQLYNQLTDSYDKLLKNSDRELANKSSDYNKVAQDLARREAELGELDTSLKKNKVAIDKLNADLQTREARLAELEKALAEKDKAVNDLRASVANALRGFQGTDLQVRMKDGKVYVSLSEQLLFKTGSTKVDPKGQEALKQLAAALKAQPDVNVVVEGHTDNVPFSRPTAAMQDNWDLSVLRATEIARLLTTGGIPAARVTASGRSQYLPVATNDTPANKALNRRTEIILTPKLNELFKILDSNSATPAAGK; this is encoded by the coding sequence GTGAAAAATTATTCTACTGGCCTACTCGCCCTGTCCCTGACGGCTGCTACGCTGCTGCCCGGCTGCGTGCCTTCCAAGCGCTACGACGACCTGAAAGCCCGCTACGCTTCCACTGAGCAAAGCAAAGCCGATGCCGAGCGCCAGCAACGCCTAGCCGTGGCTGAATTGAAAAAGACCACCGATGAGCTAAACGAGATGCGCCTCAGCAATAAGCGTCTTACCGAAGATTCCACTCAGACTGGCAACGCCCTCCGCCGCACCCGTCAGCTCTACAATCAGCTTACCGACAGCTACGACAAGCTGCTCAAAAACAGCGACCGGGAACTCGCCAACAAATCGTCGGACTATAACAAAGTAGCGCAGGACCTGGCCCGTCGCGAAGCGGAGCTAGGTGAGCTAGACACCTCGCTCAAGAAAAACAAAGTGGCCATCGACAAGCTGAACGCCGACCTGCAGACCCGTGAAGCACGCTTGGCCGAGCTGGAGAAAGCCTTAGCCGAGAAAGACAAAGCCGTAAACGACCTCCGGGCCAGCGTAGCCAATGCCCTGCGCGGCTTCCAGGGCACCGATTTGCAGGTGCGCATGAAGGATGGCAAAGTATATGTGTCCCTTTCTGAGCAGCTCCTTTTCAAGACAGGTTCCACCAAAGTTGACCCCAAAGGCCAGGAGGCCCTCAAGCAATTGGCTGCTGCCCTCAAGGCGCAACCTGATGTGAACGTGGTGGTGGAAGGCCACACCGATAACGTACCCTTCAGCCGCCCCACGGCCGCTATGCAAGACAATTGGGACTTAAGTGTACTCCGGGCCACTGAAATTGCCCGCTTACTAACTACTGGTGGCATTCCGGCCGCCCGCGTCACCGCCTCCGGCCGCTCCCAATACCTGCCTGTTGCTACCAACGACACACCCGCCAATAAGGCCCTGAACCGCCGCACGGAAATCATTCTGACACCTAAGCTCAACGAGCTGTTCAAAATTCTGGATAGCAATTCCGCTACTCCTGCAGCTGGCAAATAA
- a CDS encoding MBL fold metallo-hydrolase, translated as MKTPSRFDGKKYLNTIPTTMSMDYGRMLRRQLLGREERVPRQALGPFTTNAADLAEPVPAEALRVTWFGHSSTLLELDGKRFLTDPVWRLRASPVAVGPKRFFAPTLPLEQLPALDGVLLSHDHYDHLDKDAIRMLARTGVPFFCPLGVGGHLRRWGVPATQIHELDWWQEIGVGSTHTVVATPARHFSGRGLTRDTTLWASWCVIGPKHRAFFGGDSGPFESGFREIGDAYGSFNLVMLEIGAYDEQWEAIHMGPAEALVAHRALGGGPLLPLHWATFNLAFHSWQEPADHLVAAAQPDVPLLLPAPGQRIDVAMGPLTGYWWR; from the coding sequence ATGAAAACTCCTTCCCGCTTCGACGGCAAAAAATACTTAAACACCATTCCCACCACTATGTCCATGGACTATGGACGTATGCTGCGCCGGCAATTGCTCGGGCGAGAGGAGCGAGTGCCACGCCAGGCGTTGGGTCCCTTCACAACCAATGCCGCCGACTTAGCCGAACCTGTGCCAGCGGAAGCGTTGCGCGTGACGTGGTTTGGCCATTCAAGTACGCTCTTGGAGCTTGACGGCAAACGCTTCCTCACCGACCCGGTGTGGCGGTTGCGCGCTTCGCCAGTGGCAGTGGGCCCCAAACGATTTTTTGCTCCCACCCTTCCGCTCGAACAACTGCCTGCTTTAGACGGCGTGCTGCTGTCGCACGACCATTACGACCACCTCGACAAAGATGCTATTCGGATGCTGGCCCGTACGGGGGTGCCGTTTTTCTGTCCGTTGGGGGTAGGAGGGCACCTGCGCCGGTGGGGAGTACCGGCAACACAGATTCATGAGCTGGACTGGTGGCAGGAAATCGGGGTGGGCTCTACGCATACTGTGGTGGCCACGCCCGCCCGGCACTTCTCGGGCCGGGGCCTCACGCGCGACACCACCCTGTGGGCTTCGTGGTGCGTGATAGGACCCAAACACCGCGCTTTCTTTGGAGGAGACTCTGGCCCTTTCGAGTCGGGTTTCCGCGAAATTGGGGACGCTTACGGTTCCTTTAATTTAGTGATGCTGGAAATCGGGGCGTACGACGAGCAATGGGAAGCAATTCATATGGGGCCTGCTGAGGCACTGGTGGCGCACCGTGCGCTAGGCGGCGGCCCGCTGTTGCCCTTGCATTGGGCTACTTTCAACCTCGCCTTCCATAGTTGGCAAGAGCCAGCCGACCACTTAGTGGCTGCCGCGCAGCCCGATGTGCCGTTGCTACTGCCGGCTCCTGGCCAGCGCATAGATGTGGCTATGGGGCCCCTGACGGGCTATTGGTGGCGCTGA
- a CDS encoding SGNH/GDSL hydrolase family protein, which produces MRALHLYLVMVLWSIVSCTKAADDPQPVVMPPAGPTAPASTISFLSLGDSYTIGEGAGATERWSVQLAQLAKSEGLATPDIIARTGWTTADLQAAIRSANNSKTYDLVSLLIGVNNQFRGQPVATYRMEFRQLLETAVQFAAGRPGRVVVLSIPDWGRSPFGQGYDQARVSQQINQFNAVAQEECRQLGIAFVDITEITRSASDDNTQFTPDRLHYSGKHMQQWATQALPVVRTLLK; this is translated from the coding sequence ATGCGCGCACTCCACTTGTATTTGGTGATGGTGCTGTGGAGTATCGTTAGCTGCACTAAAGCAGCCGATGATCCACAGCCGGTAGTAATGCCGCCGGCCGGCCCCACCGCTCCGGCCTCCACAATTAGTTTCCTATCGCTCGGTGATTCTTATACCATAGGCGAAGGTGCGGGCGCAACGGAGCGGTGGAGTGTGCAGCTAGCACAGTTGGCAAAATCAGAGGGCCTAGCTACCCCCGACATCATTGCCCGTACTGGCTGGACCACTGCTGATTTGCAGGCCGCCATTCGGTCGGCCAACAACTCGAAAACCTACGACCTGGTGTCCTTGCTGATTGGAGTAAACAACCAGTTTCGGGGGCAGCCAGTGGCTACTTACCGAATGGAGTTTCGGCAACTACTTGAAACCGCCGTTCAATTTGCGGCGGGCCGGCCGGGGCGGGTGGTTGTGTTGTCTATTCCGGACTGGGGCCGCTCGCCATTTGGGCAAGGCTACGACCAAGCTCGAGTCAGCCAGCAAATCAACCAGTTCAACGCCGTGGCGCAGGAGGAATGCCGGCAGTTGGGCATTGCCTTTGTTGACATCACCGAAATCACCCGTTCGGCCAGTGATGACAACACGCAGTTCACTCCCGACCGGCTTCATTACTCGGGTAAGCACATGCAGCAGTGGGCCACGCAGGCGCTGCCCGTGGTGCGCACCTTGCTGAAATAG
- a CDS encoding TonB-dependent receptor: MSKKLLLFLGFFLCTVVPLVAQTIRVTGRVTGTSGAQPGVTVLQQGTTNGTSTDAEGRYRIEVPGTATLVFSAVGSASQQVPVNGRTTLDVRLTDAATDLNEVVVTGSRATEGRSNILTTSPVDVISAREIKAFAQTDVAQIMTYVAPSFQSSRQAISDGTDHVDPASLRGLGPDQVLVLVNGKRRHSSALVNINGTVGRGSVGTDLNVIPNASIKRIEVLRDGAAAQYGSDAIAGVINIQLKDDTTGIQATSTVGETYEGDGRLYQADANVGIGLAGRGYVDLSGQFSNRGYTNRSGVDTAPLIYLGGNSGNFPGGTAADTEAKRRALKAEDDILVAQNGYNRRNLRLGQSESRNIGGFLNAGYTFLPSIGLEAYVTGGATHRTGKAAGFYRLPNQVTQVDLNLYPNGFLPFINTTINDQSILAGLRATVAGFDVDLSNTFGRNEIRFDISNTLNASLVGYTPTTFYAGTIAFRQNTTNLSFSRRFTDVAALSTLNVAFGGEYRNDNYQIEAGDPGSYIYGGRRVNVTPTSTGTPAAAGAQVFPGYQPSDEVNRSRNNVAGYIDLESDLTEKLLVGIAGRAERYSDFGSNVSGKVSGRYSILEQLAVRGTFGNGFRAPSLQQRYFTNTSTQFVQGNAQQVLTVNNDNPIVRNTFNATGAGQQGFGIPALKQEKSVNYSLGVTARALESLTLTVDAYQIDIDDRIVLSSQFSRTNPTVATILGTLPVSQVQFFANAVDTRTRGVDIVANQRLPLGEGRLGLTVAANFNKTTVQRVRSSSTIDNDPTVGATNLQNTLFDRQQRGRLETAQPRSKINLTANYSKGIFGVEVRTVQFGKVQYKDARLGSPDGNPNFLYSSIDQTFRAKWVTDLTVSVQLLKEIGLTVGANNIFNVYPDKFKVNPRNDPNNFSVDPLLNYNSSLDNTNRGRTIYNPNQFGYNGGFYFARLSVTLPTTK, translated from the coding sequence ATGAGCAAAAAATTACTCCTATTCTTAGGGTTTTTTCTGTGCACAGTAGTGCCACTAGTAGCCCAGACTATCAGGGTAACCGGCCGGGTAACCGGCACCAGCGGGGCCCAGCCCGGCGTGACCGTGCTCCAGCAAGGTACCACCAATGGCACCTCCACCGATGCCGAAGGCCGCTACCGAATTGAGGTGCCTGGTACCGCTACCTTGGTGTTTTCCGCTGTTGGATCGGCCAGCCAGCAAGTGCCCGTAAATGGGCGTACCACCCTTGACGTGCGCCTCACGGATGCTGCTACCGACCTGAACGAAGTGGTGGTCACCGGTTCCCGGGCCACCGAAGGCCGCTCCAACATTCTGACCACTTCTCCGGTCGATGTTATTTCGGCCCGCGAAATCAAGGCCTTCGCCCAAACCGATGTGGCGCAGATCATGACCTATGTGGCGCCGTCATTTCAGTCGTCTCGGCAGGCTATTTCGGATGGCACCGACCACGTAGACCCCGCTTCGTTGCGCGGCCTTGGCCCCGACCAAGTGCTGGTGCTAGTGAATGGCAAGCGTCGGCACAGCTCCGCGCTGGTCAACATCAACGGTACGGTTGGCCGGGGCTCCGTCGGCACCGACCTGAACGTGATTCCCAACGCTTCTATCAAGCGCATAGAAGTGCTGCGCGACGGAGCAGCGGCCCAATACGGTTCTGACGCCATTGCGGGCGTTATCAACATCCAACTCAAAGACGACACCACCGGCATTCAGGCCACCAGCACGGTGGGCGAAACCTACGAAGGCGACGGCCGCCTCTACCAAGCTGATGCCAACGTGGGTATTGGCTTGGCGGGGCGGGGATATGTGGACTTAAGCGGCCAGTTCAGCAACCGAGGCTACACCAATCGGTCTGGCGTGGATACGGCTCCACTCATCTATTTGGGCGGCAATAGCGGCAACTTCCCCGGTGGTACTGCCGCTGATACCGAAGCCAAACGCCGCGCATTAAAAGCCGAAGACGATATACTGGTGGCACAGAACGGCTACAACCGCCGCAACTTACGTCTCGGGCAGTCGGAGTCGCGCAATATTGGGGGCTTCCTGAATGCGGGCTACACCTTTTTGCCGAGTATTGGGCTGGAAGCCTACGTGACGGGTGGCGCCACCCACCGCACGGGCAAAGCCGCCGGATTCTACCGGCTGCCCAACCAAGTGACGCAAGTTGATTTGAACCTCTATCCGAATGGCTTCCTGCCGTTCATCAACACCACCATCAACGACCAGTCTATACTAGCTGGTTTGCGGGCTACGGTGGCCGGATTCGACGTTGATTTAAGCAATACCTTCGGCCGCAACGAGATTCGCTTCGACATCAGCAACACGCTCAACGCGTCGTTGGTAGGGTATACGCCCACTACTTTCTACGCCGGCACTATTGCCTTTCGGCAGAATACCACCAACCTAAGCTTCTCGCGCCGTTTCACCGATGTGGCGGCGTTGAGCACACTGAACGTGGCCTTCGGGGGAGAATACCGCAACGATAACTACCAGATAGAAGCTGGCGACCCAGGCTCCTACATTTACGGTGGCCGCCGCGTGAACGTGACGCCTACTTCCACCGGGACGCCAGCTGCCGCCGGGGCGCAGGTGTTTCCGGGGTACCAGCCCTCCGATGAAGTGAACCGTTCGCGCAACAACGTGGCCGGCTACATCGACCTGGAAAGCGACCTAACCGAGAAGCTGCTGGTAGGCATAGCCGGCCGAGCAGAGCGCTACAGCGACTTTGGCTCCAACGTCAGCGGTAAAGTCTCGGGGCGCTACAGCATCCTGGAGCAGCTGGCCGTGCGTGGTACTTTCGGCAACGGCTTCCGGGCTCCTTCGCTTCAGCAGCGCTATTTCACCAACACCAGTACGCAATTTGTGCAAGGCAATGCGCAGCAAGTGCTTACCGTGAACAACGATAATCCTATCGTGCGCAACACCTTCAACGCAACCGGGGCGGGCCAACAAGGCTTTGGTATTCCAGCGCTAAAGCAAGAAAAATCGGTGAACTATAGCTTGGGCGTGACAGCCCGCGCCCTGGAAAGCCTGACCCTGACCGTGGACGCCTACCAAATTGATATCGACGACCGGATTGTATTGTCGTCGCAGTTTAGCCGCACCAACCCCACAGTTGCCACCATTCTGGGCACGTTGCCCGTGAGCCAGGTGCAATTCTTTGCTAACGCTGTAGATACGCGCACCCGCGGGGTTGATATTGTTGCCAACCAGCGGTTACCCCTCGGCGAAGGCCGACTCGGCTTGACGGTAGCTGCCAACTTCAACAAAACCACCGTGCAGCGGGTCCGCAGCTCTTCCACCATCGACAACGACCCCACCGTGGGTGCCACCAACCTACAGAACACTCTGTTCGACCGGCAGCAACGCGGGCGTTTGGAAACAGCGCAGCCCCGCAGCAAAATCAACCTGACCGCCAACTACTCGAAGGGTATCTTCGGAGTGGAAGTACGGACCGTGCAGTTTGGCAAGGTGCAATACAAAGACGCTCGCCTCGGCAGCCCCGATGGCAACCCCAACTTCTTGTACTCGTCCATCGACCAGACCTTCCGGGCTAAATGGGTAACCGACCTGACCGTTAGTGTACAGCTACTCAAGGAGATTGGGCTTACGGTTGGCGCCAACAATATCTTCAACGTGTATCCCGACAAGTTCAAGGTAAACCCCCGCAACGACCCCAACAACTTCTCGGTTGATCCACTCCTGAACTACAACTCCAGCCTCGACAACACCAACCGCGGCCGGACCATCTACAACCCCAACCAGTTTGGCTACAACGGCGGCTTCTACTTCGCGCGCCTTAGCGTAACGCTGCCCACTACCAAGTAG
- a CDS encoding DUF2167 domain-containing protein codes for MKKLLLLLSLAWVPVAGFAAVTPTDSIARYKAVVDSMQATLHYATGRVTLPEGVGAITVPTGFRYLDAAQSTQVLTKFWGNPNGESLGMLFPANKGPLDEGSWAFVVEYEQMGYVKDDAEDIDYDDLLKDMQADTEETNTERAEAGYEPVTLVGWAAKPYYDKSLNVLHWAKVLKFGEATENTLNYNVRLLGRKGVLNLNAVGSMGQLAEVRGTIPAVIKSVTFTKGLQYADFNPELDEVAAYGIGGLVAGKVLAKIGFFAIILKFWKIGIALLATAWTAIRRFFGAKTTEEPALAGGPTPEQEPEA; via the coding sequence TTGAAAAAACTATTACTTCTCCTCTCATTGGCGTGGGTGCCAGTTGCTGGTTTCGCAGCCGTCACGCCCACCGACTCTATCGCTCGTTATAAAGCCGTAGTAGACTCTATGCAGGCCACGTTGCACTACGCAACCGGCCGCGTCACGCTGCCAGAAGGCGTGGGCGCCATTACCGTGCCTACCGGCTTCCGCTACCTTGATGCCGCACAAAGCACCCAGGTACTCACCAAATTCTGGGGCAACCCCAATGGTGAGTCGCTGGGCATGCTGTTTCCAGCCAACAAAGGCCCCCTCGATGAGGGCAGTTGGGCGTTTGTGGTGGAATACGAACAGATGGGCTACGTAAAAGACGACGCCGAAGACATCGACTACGACGACTTGCTCAAAGACATGCAAGCCGATACCGAGGAAACCAACACGGAACGTGCTGAAGCCGGCTACGAGCCCGTTACGCTGGTAGGCTGGGCCGCCAAGCCCTACTACGACAAAAGCCTGAACGTGCTGCACTGGGCCAAAGTGCTGAAGTTTGGGGAAGCCACTGAGAACACGCTCAACTACAATGTGCGCCTGCTAGGCCGCAAAGGAGTGCTCAACCTGAACGCCGTGGGCTCCATGGGCCAGTTGGCAGAAGTGCGCGGCACCATTCCAGCAGTTATCAAAAGTGTCACGTTCACGAAAGGCTTGCAGTACGCCGACTTCAACCCCGAGCTAGACGAAGTAGCGGCCTACGGCATTGGCGGGCTGGTAGCAGGCAAGGTGCTGGCCAAAATTGGCTTTTTCGCTATAATCTTGAAATTCTGGAAAATCGGTATTGCGTTGCTTGCTACCGCCTGGACGGCTATCCGGCGCTTCTTCGGAGCTAAAACTACGGAGGAGCCTGCTCTAGCTGGTGGCCCGACTCCGGAGCAAGAGCCGGAAGCGTAG